In Triticum aestivum cultivar Chinese Spring unplaced genomic scaffold, IWGSC CS RefSeq v2.1 scaffold13409, whole genome shotgun sequence, the following proteins share a genomic window:
- the LOC123172556 gene encoding putative disease resistance protein RGA3: MLVALSAAQWVVGKALAPIADGLLEAWGATENLGPNIEALRMELLLVKATLELTGGKQIQGQAMEELLGKLQHSAHCAEDLLDELDYFRIHDDLHGMYDAADHAKGCVHDFCLNARHTAKTVGKLVGLSTRSSASSPACDPGEVQAARQRVSCCVWPHGRQRSCSNSSLAPNANQEVSGCMPKLGKLLLCSSSPHVCDDHSGQPTLRGASQKETPVLGFNRVDVSERMKCIVEQLQPVRTEVTKILQSCDRMTVPDISVSRPITTGQSTEQKLYGRDHIMHTIIHYMTKGKYCSKDLTVLPIVGPGGIGKTTLVQYIYRNQQVQNHFQVLIWVCVSLSLNLSKLLDEINTYIPRDEGEKVGKVEELIEQRLKSKRFLLVLDDVWEFNNGDDWKRLLLPFKASQEKGSMILLTTRFPAIANMGKTADYIELEGLKSKEFRKLFLSFVFVDEPFTSDHSFLLETGDKIMEKLKGSPLAEKTVGALLRKNLNLRHWRRVLESKEWERQTGVNDIMSALKLSYYYLPFHQRQCFSYSALFPEDYKYSSTELINLWIGLDILQPCGQNQTLEDIGLSNLNDLVTYGFFKEEKTNGRLRYVMHDLLHDLALHMGSHEYISLHRSNVGSVQIKPSIRHLSIIIDDDDTLSQENFKGQLRKLKTILKVKQLHSLMLFGEMDESFASILSDLFMEANGLRVLRLVNMPTSVEFMLHNFSALVHLRYLCLGTKKYGKEMQLPLAISRFYHLRVLDLGSWYGCHDLPRDLSKLAKLCRFYTPSDELHSNIYNVGKLRLLEELKVFRVNKEREGFETKQLEHLTELRELGIYNLENIHTKEEATKAKLIEKNYLERLTLDWDSKRSNSKPCVEAVVIESLQPHRYVQELCIRGHGGSSCPTWLGDKLLLKLFNLFSSLVFPGTVCLL, translated from the coding sequence ATGCTTGTGGCCCTCAGCGCGGCGCAATGGGTGGTGGGCAAGGCGCTGGCCCCCATTGCCGATGGCTTGCTGGAGGCTTGGGGTGCTACCGAGAACTTGGGTCCCAACATCGAGGCCCTTAGGATGGAACTGCTGCTCGTGAAGGCCACGCTTGAACTCACCGGCGGCAAGCAGATCCAAGGCCAGGCTATGGAGGAGTTGTTGGGGAAGCTGCAGCACTCGGCGCACTGTGCCGAGGACTTGTTGGACGAGCTGGACTACTTCCGCATCCACGACGATCTCCATGGCATGTATGACGCTGCAGATCATGCCAAGGGTTGCGTCCATGATTTTTGCCTCAATGCTCGCCACACTGCCAAAACTGTTGGCAAACTGGTTGGTTTATCCACGAGGTCATCTGCTTCCAGCCCTGCATGTGATCCTGGAGAAGTACAAGCGGCAAGACAACGGGTCAGCTGTTGCGTTTGGCCTCATGGTAGGCAGAGGTCATGCAGCAATTCCTCCTTGGCGCCAAATGCCAATCAGGAGGTCAGTGGATGCATGCCCAAGCTCGGTAAActcctcctttgctcatcttccCCACATGTATGTGATGATCATTCTGGCCAGCCAACTCTTCGTGGTGCATCACAAAAGGAAACACCAGTACTGGGGTTTAATAGGGTTGATGTCTCTGAAAGAATGAAGTGCATTGTTGAGCAACTGCAGCCTGTGCGTACAGAGGTTACCAAGATTCTGCAGAGTTGTGACCGTATGACTGTCCCTGATATTTCAGTGAGCCGTCCCATTACCACTGGCCAAAGTACGGAGCAGAAATTGTATGGGAGGGACCATATCATGCATACCATCATACATTATATGACCAAGGGTAAATACTGCAGCAAGGATCTAACCGTGCTTCCGATTGTCGGTCCAGGGGGGATAGGGAAGACAACACTGGTACAATACATATATAGAAACCAACAAGTTCAAAATCATTTTCAAGTCCTTATTTGGGTATGTGTGTCACTCAGTCTCAATTTGAGTAAGCTGCTAGATGAGATTAACACATATATCCCTCGGGATGAAGGGGAAAAAGTTGGCAAAGTCGAAGAGCTGATTGAACAGAGATTAAAATCCAAAAGGTTTTTGCTTGTACTGGATGATGTATGGGAGTTCAATAATGGGGATGACTGGAAAAGGTTATTGCTGCCATTCAAAGCATCGCAAGAAAAAGGTAGCATGATTCTACTCACGACGCGGTTTCCAGCAATAGCAAATATGGGTAAAACAGCTGATTATATAGAACTGGAAGGATTAAAATCCAAAGAATTTAGGAAGTTGTTTCTTTCGTTTGTGTTTGTTGATGAGCCCTTTACAAGTGATCATAGTTTTTTGCTTGAGACCGGAGATAAGATAATGGAAAAACTAAAGGGCTCTCCTCTTGCTGAAAAAACTGTTGGTGCATTATTGAGAAAAAACCTTAATTTGCGTCACTGGAGAAGAGTCTTAGAAAGTAAAGAATGGGAGAGACAAACCGGTGTCAATGACATTATGTCTGCCTTGAAGCTTAGCTATTACTATCTTCCTTTCCATCAGCGACAATGTTTCTCCTATTCTGCATTGTTTCCTGAAGATTACAAGTATAGTAGTACTGAGCTAATCAACTTGTGGATAGGACTAGATATTTTACAACCTTGTGGTCAAAATCAAACATTGGAAGATATAGGTCTGAGCAATTTAAATGATCTGGTCACATATGGATTTTTCAAAGAAGAGAAAACTAATGGTCGTCTGCGTTATGTAATGCATGACCTGCTACATGATTTAGCATTGCACATGGGATCTCATGAATACATTAGTTTACATCGGTCTAATGTGGGATCAGTGCAGATTAAGCCATCCATACGTCACTTGTCTATAATCATAGATGATGATGATACACTATCTCAAGAGAACTTTAAGGGACAATTGAGAAAACTGAAGACGATATTGAAGGTTAAGCAATTGCATAGTTTGATGTTATTTGGAGAAATGGATGAGAGCTTTGCCAGCATTTTGAGTGATTTGTTTATGGAAGCAAATGGTCTTCGTGTTCTCCGTCTGGTTAACATGCCAACTTCTGTGGAGTTCATGTTACACAACTTTTCAGCACTTGTCCACCTACGATACTTATGTCTGGGTACAAAAAAGTATGGGAAGGAGATGCAATTACCACTTGCCATTTCCAGATTTTATCATTTAAGGGTTCTGGATCTGGGATCATGGTATGGCTGTCATGATTTGCCCAGAGACTTGAGCAAGCTTGCAAAGTTGTGTCGTTTTTATACCCCGAGTGATGAGCTTCATTCTAATATTTATAATGTGGGGAAACTCAGACTCTTAGAAGAGTTGAAAGTATTTAGAGTCAATAAAGAAAGGGAAGGATTTGAAACAAAGCAACTAGAGCATTTAACCGAACTGAGGGAGCTTGGCATCTATAACCTTGAGAATATACACACGAAAGAAGAAGCAACCAAAGCAAAGCTGATAGAGAAAAACTACTTGGAGAGGTTAACATTAGATTGGGACAGTAAGCGGTCTAATAGCAAGCCTTGTGTGGAAGCAGTTGTCATTGAAAGCCTTCAACCACATAGATATGTTCAAGAGTTGTGCATTAGAGGGCACGGAGGCTCTTCTTGTCCAACATGGCTAGGTGATAAGCTGTTGTTGAAGCTCTTCAATCTCTTCAGCTCGTTGGTGTTTCCTGGCACTGTCTGCCTTCTTTAG